One Robbsia betulipollinis DNA window includes the following coding sequences:
- a CDS encoding transposase domain-containing protein, producing the protein GGHRAAAMYSLIGTAKLNGLDPEAYLREVLTRIADHPVNRIDDLLPWTLMGSTPASTRV; encoded by the coding sequence CCGGCGGCCACCGGGCAGCGGCGATGTACAGCCTCATCGGCACGGCTAAACTTAACGGCCTCGACCCCGAGGCGTATCTGCGCGAGGTGCTCACGCGCATCGCCGATCATCCGGTCAACCGGATCGATGACCTGCTGCCGTGGACGCTGATGGGTTCAACGCCCGCGTCAACGCGCGTCTAA